One genomic window of Bacillota bacterium includes the following:
- a CDS encoding sugar ABC transporter permease translates to MGKLSRPVRPLLNLRTREILTAGGFLLPNVGVWALTHVFAVGMALWLSFNDWDLFSPPKFIGLANYVRLFTDDRNFRRAAFNTLYYVIGIVPLSTALSLALAIAMNQELRAIRFFRTAFYLPVVTSTVAISVVWIWLFNPDRGLFNYFLGLLGVTNTPGWIYDMAWSKPAIIIQNIWHYVGYYMVLFLGGLQGIPAHLYEAAEVDGATRWQQFWKITLPLLSPTTFLVIVLRVISTFQIFEEVYVMTEGGPWGSSQSVVYFIYKNAFEFFRMGYASAMAITLFAVIFVCTLLQFKLQREWVHYE, encoded by the coding sequence GTGGGCAAGCTGTCCAGGCCTGTCAGACCGCTTCTGAACCTTCGAACCCGCGAGATCCTGACTGCAGGGGGATTCCTTCTGCCCAACGTTGGAGTGTGGGCGCTCACGCACGTCTTTGCGGTTGGGATGGCACTCTGGCTCAGCTTCAACGATTGGGATCTGTTCTCGCCACCGAAGTTCATCGGGCTTGCGAACTATGTCAGGCTCTTTACTGATGATCGGAACTTCCGCAGGGCTGCGTTCAACACCCTGTACTACGTGATTGGGATAGTGCCGCTCAGCACTGCCCTGTCCTTGGCACTCGCGATCGCCATGAACCAGGAACTCAGGGCGATCAGGTTCTTCCGTACAGCATTCTACCTTCCGGTCGTCACGTCCACGGTGGCCATATCTGTAGTGTGGATCTGGCTTTTCAACCCCGATCGTGGCCTTTTCAACTACTTCCTGGGGCTTCTCGGGGTCACTAACACCCCTGGGTGGATCTACGACATGGCCTGGTCCAAGCCGGCGATAATCATCCAAAACATCTGGCACTACGTCGGCTACTACATGGTGCTGTTCCTGGGGGGTCTGCAAGGCATCCCGGCTCACTTGTACGAGGCCGCGGAAGTGGATGGGGCGACCCGGTGGCAGCAGTTCTGGAAGATCACACTTCCGCTCCTTTCACCCACGACTTTCTTAGTGATTGTGCTCAGGGTCATAAGCACATTCCAGATATTCGAGGAAGTCTACGTCATGACTGAAGGCGGGCCGTGGGGGTCCAGCCAGTCGGTGGTCTACTTCATCTACAAGAACGCCTTTGAGTTTTTCAGGATGGGGTATGCATCCGCCATGGCCATCACACTATTCGCGGTGATCTTCGTCTGCACCCTGCTCCAGTTCAAGCTTCAGCGGGAATGGGTCCACTACGAGTGA
- a CDS encoding GntR family transcriptional regulator: protein MQIDREIPIPLYQQIKFYWKDKIDRGVLKPGDRIPTEKELCELHAVSQITVKQAVKALVGEGLVVRRPRTGTFVAHPKFKQQLLRLTSFSEDMRQRGLKAGARVIEAEEEPADSQIAEALKVAEGEPIVRIERVRLAEGEPMAIEVFRMPSVLCPGLLSEDLNGRSLYQLLAEKYGLSLEEAEQSIEASLADAREARLLGIKRGAPVLRVERITRDRAGRPSELTRSVYRGDKYRLHVAMRRNP, encoded by the coding sequence ATGCAGATCGACAGGGAGATCCCGATACCCCTGTACCAGCAGATCAAGTTCTACTGGAAGGACAAAATCGACCGTGGGGTTCTGAAGCCAGGCGACCGGATTCCCACGGAGAAGGAACTGTGCGAACTCCATGCGGTCAGCCAGATCACCGTGAAGCAGGCCGTCAAAGCGCTCGTCGGGGAGGGCCTGGTCGTCCGGCGGCCGCGCACCGGGACCTTCGTTGCCCACCCCAAGTTCAAACAGCAACTCTTGCGGTTGACCAGCTTCTCGGAGGACATGCGGCAGCGCGGGCTCAAGGCCGGCGCTCGAGTGATCGAGGCAGAGGAGGAGCCCGCAGATTCTCAGATCGCGGAGGCACTCAAAGTGGCCGAAGGTGAGCCCATTGTCCGGATAGAGCGCGTGAGGCTCGCCGAAGGCGAGCCGATGGCCATTGAGGTATTCCGCATGCCTTCAGTACTCTGCCCGGGGCTGCTCTCTGAGGATCTCAATGGCAGATCCCTCTACCAGCTGCTCGCCGAGAAGTACGGCCTGTCCCTGGAAGAGGCGGAACAGAGCATCGAAGCTTCCCTCGCTGATGCGAGAGAGGCACGCCTGCTTGGAATCAAGAGAGGCGCACCTGTTCTCAGAGTCGAGAGGATCACCCGCGACAGGGCTGGAAGGCCCTCCGAGCTTACGCGATCAGTGTACCGTGGCGACAAGTACCGGCTCCATGTGGCCATGCGCCGCAATCCGTAG
- a CDS encoding sugar ABC transporter substrate-binding protein encodes MKRILAALALAVILAVGSGIGTSAKTKISVIFWWDVNDPALVEMKTQFSAKYPDIEVAYTNVPSSQYYDKLLTIIAGGSPPDVAMLGMDKLATFASKGALVDLTPYVTTQFPIDDLFETIKPSLMYRGKYYALPRDVTTNVVYYNRKIFREHGVPYPKPGWTWDDFLETAKKVTHIGPDGKAEHFGFNYDAFADGFIHWIWQNNGNFLNADFTKSTLNTKEAIEALQFLVDLRLKHRVCPTIPEAQSMGKEEDLFRTGRIAMYIGGVSRTHKFAQVADLDWDVAPNPVGKRAASRVWTNLWVMPRGTKNQEAAWKFISFVAGPEGQRIASKMNMGIPALNSIAREDHFLNQPPDHRVYFLDAFRDGIVFPVFPEGKEYWDMVQTELEPVWLGKRSVAEAAAAIDRIANTTLFK; translated from the coding sequence GTGAAAAGGATCCTTGCAGCGCTTGCCCTGGCAGTCATCCTGGCGGTGGGATCAGGCATTGGAACATCTGCGAAGACCAAGATCTCCGTGATCTTCTGGTGGGATGTGAACGACCCGGCTCTCGTGGAGATGAAGACCCAGTTCAGTGCGAAGTACCCCGACATCGAGGTCGCCTACACGAATGTCCCGTCTTCCCAGTACTATGACAAGCTCCTTACTATCATCGCCGGCGGAAGCCCGCCCGACGTAGCGATGCTCGGCATGGACAAACTCGCCACCTTTGCCAGCAAAGGGGCGCTTGTTGACCTCACTCCTTATGTGACAACCCAGTTCCCCATAGATGACCTGTTCGAGACGATCAAGCCTTCTCTCATGTACCGGGGCAAGTACTACGCGCTTCCGCGAGATGTTACCACCAACGTTGTGTACTACAACCGCAAGATCTTCCGCGAGCACGGAGTACCGTACCCCAAACCCGGCTGGACCTGGGACGACTTCCTGGAGACCGCGAAGAAAGTCACCCACATTGGGCCGGACGGCAAAGCGGAGCACTTCGGGTTCAACTACGATGCGTTTGCAGACGGGTTCATCCACTGGATCTGGCAGAACAATGGCAACTTCCTCAACGCCGACTTCACGAAGTCCACTCTGAACACGAAGGAGGCCATCGAGGCACTGCAATTCCTGGTCGACCTCAGGCTCAAGCATCGGGTGTGTCCCACGATCCCAGAGGCGCAGTCCATGGGCAAGGAGGAGGATCTCTTCAGGACCGGCCGGATTGCGATGTATATCGGCGGCGTATCCAGGACCCACAAGTTCGCGCAGGTAGCCGATTTGGACTGGGACGTCGCCCCCAACCCTGTCGGGAAACGGGCGGCGAGCCGGGTCTGGACCAACCTGTGGGTGATGCCTCGCGGCACGAAGAACCAGGAGGCCGCGTGGAAGTTTATCTCCTTCGTGGCTGGCCCGGAGGGGCAGAGGATAGCGTCCAAGATGAACATGGGCATTCCGGCGCTGAACTCCATCGCGCGGGAGGACCACTTCCTCAACCAGCCGCCGGACCACAGAGTGTACTTCCTCGACGCTTTCCGTGACGGCATCGTCTTCCCGGTGTTTCCTGAAGGCAAGGAATACTGGGACATGGTTCAGACTGAGCTTGAGCCGGTGTGGCTCGGGAAACGCTCCGTAGCTGAGGCGGCAGCAGCCATAGACAGGATCGCGAATACTACACTGTTCAAGTAG
- a CDS encoding carbohydrate ABC transporter permease, which produces MMSQSVEARRRKLRRARAKRIGIVVAYVLLTAGSIMMIIPFAWTISSSLKHPDKLLTFPPEWIPKPVWWQNYPDAVRAVPLFRFWLNSFFLSTTLMLTQVATAVLAAYAFARMRFPGRDTLFLLYIGTMMVPSQVTLIPRFLIVRYLGLIDSYGGVMLPMFIYVLGTFIMRQYFLTLPYELEDAARIDGCGRLRSLWHIILPLAKPALSTVAIFSFKNTWNEFLWPLIVLNTYEKYPIQVGLAFFRSQVKTEWELLLAGTVIAMAPLVVLFLFGQRYFIKGISLTGMGGR; this is translated from the coding sequence ATGATGAGCCAAAGCGTCGAGGCCCGCAGGCGAAAGCTCCGCCGCGCAAGAGCGAAGAGGATTGGGATCGTCGTTGCCTACGTTCTTTTGACGGCTGGGTCGATCATGATGATCATACCGTTCGCCTGGACCATATCATCATCTCTCAAGCACCCAGACAAGCTTCTCACGTTCCCGCCCGAATGGATACCGAAGCCAGTCTGGTGGCAGAACTACCCAGACGCCGTCCGCGCGGTTCCTCTTTTCAGGTTCTGGCTGAACTCGTTCTTCCTGTCCACCACCCTGATGTTGACGCAGGTGGCGACGGCCGTGCTCGCCGCCTACGCCTTCGCCCGGATGAGGTTTCCAGGCCGGGATACTCTCTTTCTCCTGTATATAGGCACAATGATGGTTCCAAGCCAGGTGACCTTGATCCCGCGGTTCCTGATAGTCCGCTACCTCGGCCTGATCGACTCGTATGGCGGCGTGATGCTGCCCATGTTCATCTATGTTCTCGGCACTTTCATCATGAGGCAGTACTTCTTGACGCTCCCGTACGAACTTGAGGACGCGGCGCGCATAGACGGTTGCGGGCGGCTTCGGAGCCTCTGGCACATCATCCTGCCGCTTGCGAAGCCGGCCCTGTCCACGGTGGCGATCTTCTCGTTCAAGAACACTTGGAACGAGTTCCTCTGGCCGCTGATTGTCCTGAACACGTATGAGAAATACCCGATCCAGGTTGGACTCGCTTTCTTCCGTAGCCAGGTGAAGACCGAATGGGAACTCCTTCTTGCCGGAACGGTGATAGCTATGGCCCCTCTCGTGGTGCTGTTCCTGTTCGGCCAGCGCTACTTCATCAAGGGCATATCTCTGACCGGCATGGGTGGAAGATGA
- a CDS encoding metallophosphoesterase — protein MRRGGLTMRIVAIADIHLGPDRHSVRGSASVRALDGFVQAVESEIRPDLVVDLGDRVVDVDPDADRERQHQIASVFAGISCPVLHVMGNHDAVNLARADNEQIFGQPMRCHSIDVGGFHFVVLDTCDPVLGGVGGAVSREQLQWLDADLSAASAASVSSVILCHHALCYHDISRNVLFKGIEPWAFASNREEIWQVVSSHPGVVLVLHGHLHWTTVERVGDVPCLSANSPVESWTTGGEVRGEYAVVTLSPGEGGLDVDFQVRRVFPPE, from the coding sequence TTGAGAAGGGGTGGGCTAACCATGCGGATCGTGGCCATAGCCGATATCCATCTCGGGCCCGACCGGCACTCCGTCCGGGGCAGCGCGAGCGTCCGGGCCTTGGATGGGTTCGTTCAGGCGGTTGAATCCGAGATCCGACCCGATCTCGTTGTGGATCTGGGTGACCGGGTGGTGGATGTAGACCCAGATGCCGACCGGGAGCGCCAACACCAAATCGCGTCTGTGTTCGCCGGGATCTCCTGCCCAGTTCTTCACGTTATGGGAAACCACGACGCGGTCAATCTCGCCCGGGCTGACAACGAGCAGATCTTCGGGCAACCCATGCGCTGCCACTCCATAGATGTCGGGGGCTTTCATTTCGTTGTCCTCGACACCTGTGATCCTGTGCTCGGCGGAGTGGGAGGCGCAGTCTCCCGCGAGCAACTCCAATGGCTTGATGCTGACCTCTCTGCCGCCTCCGCCGCTTCGGTGTCTTCTGTGATCCTATGTCATCACGCCCTCTGCTACCACGACATCTCCCGAAATGTCCTGTTCAAGGGGATCGAGCCGTGGGCGTTCGCATCGAACAGGGAGGAGATCTGGCAAGTCGTATCCTCCCATCCCGGTGTCGTGCTAGTTCTTCATGGGCATCTCCATTGGACGACTGTCGAACGTGTTGGCGACGTGCCCTGTCTCAGCGCCAACTCACCTGTTGAATCGTGGACCACCGGAGGAGAAGTAAGGGGCGAGTACGCCGTCGTCACCCTCTCGCCGGGTGAGGGTGGCCTTGATGTGGACTTCCAGGTGAGACGGGTTTTCCCGCCCGAATGA